The Vicia villosa cultivar HV-30 ecotype Madison, WI linkage group LG1, Vvil1.0, whole genome shotgun sequence genome includes a region encoding these proteins:
- the LOC131639779 gene encoding uncharacterized protein LOC131639779 — MEYLSRVLQRLKRIPDFNFHSRCEKLSIINWSFANDLLIFPRGDTRSVALAMEAFEEFSQSTSLVVNPSKRQVYFGSLEDDTRQAIQILTKFQEGSLPFKYLGIPLTSKKLTNTHCLILMDKLVARIRHWSSKLLSFAGRMQLVNNILLATTYFLMQFLPLPKKIIHIIEALCRSFL, encoded by the coding sequence atggaGTACTTGAGTAGGGTATTACAAAGGCTCAAAAGGATCCCTGATTTCAATTTCCATTCTAGATGTGAGAAGCTTAGTATTATTAATTGGAGCTTTGCTAATGATCTGTTGATTTTTCCCAGAGGTGATACTAGATCTGTGGCTCTGGCAATGGAAGCTTTTGAGGAGTTCTCCCAATCTACTAGCCTTGTGGTGAACCCATCCAAACGCCAAGTCTACTTTGGAAGTTTGGAAGATGACACAAGGCAAGCTATACAAATTCTCACCAAGTTCCAAGAAGGTAGTCTCCCTTTCAAGTATCTTGGCATCCCTCTCACTAGTAAGAAATTAACCAATACTCACTGTTTGATATTAATGGATAAGCTGGTAGCTCGTATTAGACATTGGAGCTCCAAACTCCTCAGTTTTGCTGGAAGGATGCAGCTTGTTAACAATATACTTTTAGCCACTACATACTTTTTGATGCAATTTCTCCCATTGCCCAAAAAAATTATACACATAATTGAGGCTTTATGTCGGTCCTTTCTATAG
- the LOC131638144 gene encoding GATA transcription factor 26-like translates to MGKQGPCYHCGVSSTPLWRNGPPEKPILCNACGSRWRTKGTLANYTPLHARTEPNDYEDQRVSRLKIVSVNKNKEVKLVKREQNHDNAYAASGWLNPEYNHGFLKAVDEDTSNRSSSGSAISNSESCVQFGGIDPSDLTGASQSVVWDTVVPSKKRTCAGRLKHSSVEKLTKELCNILHEQQQQSCFSASSEEELLYENEAPMVSVEIGHGSMLIRHPSSIARDEESEASSLSVDNKQCLVNEAYSCYGSIPMLSDYTSMNFSSRGVAKIESSAGKRMQQEKLERNNSQLEKLEVLENHDSSLFQIELKDAVNYEEFSRNLTDEEQQQLLKYLPVVDTAKLPDREGVFDSSLLGDNPEDRKTPKRLALSNLSKSKWVEHYNHLKSGGNKAGKCDDMESPAVESSNFANVKRLRVGQNQNFPELKATMRSPKRVIIKASSGGKEIVEGSSISDGKEIAEGSNIFVDESTDHDLLLDFPSNNSFPQAELLLPTSSSVAQGSTSSSSVHSRVTRP, encoded by the exons ATGGGTAAACAAGGACCTTGCTATCACTGTGGAGTTTCAA GCACACCACTTTGGCGTAATGGCCCACCTGAGAAGCCAATTTTGTGCAATGCATGTGGTTCTCGATGGAGGACAAAGGGAACACTTGCGAATTATACCCCTTTACATGCTCGAACAGAACCTAATGATTACGAAGATCAAAGAGTTTCAAGGTTAAAGATTGTATCAGTGAataagaacaaagaagtgaaatTGGTTAAACGAGAGCAGAACCATGATAATGCTTATGCTGCATCTGGATGGCTCAACCCTGAATATAATCATGGATTTCTAAAGGCTGTGGATGAGGATACTAGTAATAGATCAAGTTCAGGGTCAGCCATCTCTAATTCTGAAAGCTGTGTTCAATTTGGTGGTATCGATCCTAGTGATTTGACAG GTGCTTCTCAATCAGTGGTCTGGGATACCGTGGTGCCTTCGAAGAAGAGAACATGTGCTGGTCGTCTGAAGCATTCGTCTGTTGAAAAGCTCACGAAAGAGTTGTGTAATATTCTTCACGAACAGCAACAGCAGTCTTGTTTTTCTGCTTCTTCTGAAGAGGAACTTCTATATGAAAATGAAGCACCAATGGTCTCTGTAGAGATTGGACATGGAAGCATGCTCATTAGGCATCCTAGCTCTATAGCTCGAGATGAAGAGTCCGAGGCTAGCTCTCTTTCAGTTGATAATAAACAATGCTTAGTGAATGAGGCATATTCGTGTTATGGTTCAATTCCCATGCTTAGCGATTACACTAGCATGAATTTCTCTTCTCGGGGAGTTGCGAAGATCGAAAGCTCTGCTGGCAAAAGAATGCAGCAAGAGAAACTTGAGCG gAACAACTCTCAGCTTGAAAAACTAGAAGTTCTAGAAAATCATGATTCATCACTCTTCCAAATAGAATTAAAA GATGCAGTGAACTACGAGGAGTTTTCAAGAAACTTGACAGATGAAGAGCAGCAGCAATTACTGAAGTATCTCCCTGTGGTTGATACTGCAAAACTTCCTGATAG GGAAGGTGTATTCGATAGCTCTTTGTTGGGGGACAACCCTGAAGACCGTAAGACGCCGAAAAGGCTTGCATTGTCTAACCTGTCAAAGTCAAAATGGGTAGAACACTATAATCATCTCAAG AGTGGTGGAAACAAAGCTGGAAAATGTGATGATATGGAATCTCCTGCTGTGGAATCAAGTAATTTTGCAAATGTTAAGAGATTGCGTGTCGGCCAAAACCAAAATTTTCCAG AATTGAAGGCAACAATGAGGAGTCCCAAAAGGGTCATCATAAAAGCTAGCAGTGGCGGCAAAGAAATTGTAGAAGGCTCTAGCATCAGTGATGGCAAAGAAATTGCAGAGGGCTCTAACATCTTTGTCGACGAGAGTACTGATCACGATCTGCTGCTAGATTTTCCATCCAACAATTCTTTTCCACAGGCAGAGCTCTTGCTCCCAACTTCTAGCTCGGTTGCTCAAGGAAGCACCAGTAGTAGCTCGGTACACTCTCGTGTTACTCGTCCTTGA
- the LOC131638174 gene encoding expansin-like B1 produces MSRYLCFSSHNSLVNCLYIPSKFIAFVITTCVHWFIIYLRQMELGFKYQISLVCVLLLFPVLCNCKEYYAKSRASYYGTSDGYGNSRGACGFGDYGKIVNDGSVAAVSAKLWKNGGGCGACYQVRCKIPQYCDDNGAYVVVTDYGEGDRTDFILSPRAFSRLGRSAVTSEKLKKYGVLDVEYKRVPCTFKGNNIVYQINENSRNPGYFSINILYVGGTYDVTAVEIWQKQQHQWEAMRRSYGAVFDFANPPEGEIRLKFQVSSNVGSNWVVSRFTIPAGWKAGATYSTKIQPY; encoded by the exons ATGTCTCGGTATCTTTGTTTTTCATCTCATAATTCTCTTGTTAATTGCTTATATATACCTTCAAAGTTTATTGCATTTGTTATAACTACTTGTGTTCATTGGTTCATTATATATTTAAGACAAATGGAGCTTGGTTTTAAGTATCAAATTAGCCTTGTTTGTGTTTTACTGTTATTTCCAGTACTATGTAACTGCAAAGAATATTATGCCAAATCAAGAGCATCCTATTATGGCACCTCTGACGGCTATGGAAATTCTA GGGGAGCTTGTGGTTTCGGAGACTATGGAAAGATAGTGAATGATGGCAGTGTCGCAGCTGTTTCAGCCAAGTTGTGGAAAAATGGAGGAGGATGTGGTGCATGTTATCAA GTGAGGTGCAAAATACCACAATACTGTGATGATAATGGAGCATATGTGGTGGTAACTGACTATGGTGAGGGAGATAGGACTGATTTCATATTGAGTCCACGTGCCTTTTCAAGATTGGGGCGCAGTGCAGTTACATctgaaaaattaaagaaatatgGTGTATTGGATGTTGAATACAAAAGGGTTCCTTGTACATTTAAAGGCAACAATATTGTATACCAAATCAATGAAAATAGTAGAAACCCTGGCTACTTCTCTATCAATATTCTTTATGTTGGAGGAACATACGATGTCACGGCTGTTGAGATATGGCAG AAACAACAACACCAATGGGAAGCCATGCGTAGATCTTATGGTGCTGTTTTTGACTTTGCTAATCCACCTGAAGGTGAAATCCgattgaaatttcaagtgagtAGCAATGTTGGGTCCAATTGGGTGGTGTCACGGTTCACAATACCCGCGGGTTGGAAGGCCGGTGCTACTTATTCCACCAAGATCCAGCCTTATTAG
- the LOC131638153 gene encoding uncharacterized protein LOC131638153 produces MRRFLVPRTSIEKVNVKQSEAEVEETPPNVANEFNPNEIVRDPGCRKQIHEYAPDIQDQVRRAYILKGPTQPDLARFPRTQFGKSSRAFCKAWYKSCTWIEYSESKDATYCFYCFLFKPPGRAEHFGYEVFNKDGFKDWKHASKAFKDHIGSHDSKHNSCMKHYDDYNNQRQSVTSIFARATRESEELYKIRLTCSLDCTRYLIAQGIAFRGHDESSTSLNKGNFREMVDWVKSNDEKVRDAFDRGPKNCTMTSGDIQKELAMCCAHEVTKVIMEELGDRQFSVLIDESRDISVKEQMAVMLRFLNDKGKVVERFIALHHVKYTTSEALKDALYGILDRHTLSISRIRGQGYDGASNMRGEFNGLQRKILDENPYAFYVHCYAHRLQLVVVSVASSCSSIHDFFEYISLIVTTTSASCKRNDALKEAQHREILNRLESGEISQGKGLHQSSSLARPGDTRWGSHYTTLIRLDQMWSSVLEVLSIVDEDGRGPSQAAGLIEKMESFKFAFILKFMLKLFGITNELSKILQTKDLNIVLAMELVDDVKARLATLRESGWDDLFIDVQEFCFAQSIPVPNMDEEIPVRGRSRREGRTVTNLHHYRAEIFYVAIDKICVEMDHRFCEGSNVVLDCFSCLDPKNSFSKFDVDKLAHLANIYHVDFSDDDRGTIREQLETYVHQMKRHASFTSCEDVQSLAMKMVQTEKHLVFPLVYKLIELALILPVSTASVERAFSAMKIIKSNLRNKINDVWFNDLMICYTEREIFKTLKDVDIIRTFTAKKSRRGHLPLNFI; encoded by the exons ATGAGGAGGTTTTTGGTTCCTAGAACAAGTATTGAGAAAGTGAATGTTAAGCAATCGGAAGCCGAAGTAGAAGAAACACCCCCTAATGTGGCCAACGAGTTTaatccaaatgagattgtgcgtgaTCCAGGATGTAGGAAACAAATTCACGAGTATGCTCCTGATATTCAAGACCAAGTGAGGAGGGCATATATATTGAAGGGTCCAACGCAACCAGATTTAGCAAGATTTCCTCGTACTCAATTTGGGAAGTCTTCAAGAGCATTTTGTAAAGCTTGGTATAAGAGTTGTACATGGATTGAATACAGTGAGTCAAAGGATGCAACTTATTGTTTCTATTGCTTTCTCTTTAAGCCTCCCGGGAGGGCCGAACACTTTGGTTATGAAGTCTTCAACAAAGACGGATTTAAAGATTGGAAGCATGCATCTAAAGCCTTTAAAGATCATATTGGTAGTCATGATAGTAAGCACAACTCATGTATGAAGCACTATgatgattataataatcaaagacaAAGTGTGACAAGTATCTTTGCTAGAGCAACTAGGGAATCAGAAGAATTGTATAAGATCCGTTTGACTTGTTCTTTAGATTGTACTAGATATCTCATAGCACAAGGCATTGCTTTCCGTGGCCATGATGAAAGCTCTACTTCTCTAAACAAGGGAAATTTTAGAGAGATGGTGGATTGGGTAAAATCTAATGATGAAAAAGTAAGAGATGCTTTTGATCGTGGTCCAAAAAATTGCACAATGACTTCCGGTGACATTCAAAAGGAGCTTGCAATGTGTTGTGCACATGAAGTCAccaaggtgattatggaagagcttgGTGATAGACAATTCTCTGTGCTTATTGATGAGTCACGTGATATATCTGTCAAAGAACAAATGGCGGTGATGTTGAG GTTCTTGAACGACAAAGGGAAAGTTGTGGAACGATTTATTGCTCTACATCATGTCAAATATACTACATCTGAGGCACTAAAGGATGCTCTTTATGGTATTCTCGATCGCCACACGTTATCTATTTCAAGGATACGAGGGCAAGGATATGATGGGGCTTCAAATATGAGAGGTGAGTTTAATGGTTTACAAAGAAAGATTCTAGATGAAAACCCTTATGCTTTCTATGTCCATTGTTATGCTCACCGTTTGCAATTGGTGGTTGTGTCCGTTGCTAGTAGTTGCTCATCTATTCATGATTTCTTTGAGTACATCTCCTTGATTGTAACCACAACAAGTGCATCTTGCAAGAGAAATGATGCTTTGAAGGAGGCACAACACCGAGAAATTTTGAATAGACTTGAGAGTGGTGAGATATCTCAAGGAAAGGGCTTGCACCAATCATCTAGTCTTGCTAGACCCGGAGATACTAGATGGGGTTCACATTATACTACCTTGATTCGTTTGGATCAGATGTGGTCCTCCGTGTTAGAggtgcttagtattgttgatgaagatggacgtGGACCATCCCAAGCGGCGGGTTTGAtagaaaaaatggagagctttaaatttgctttcattttgaagtttatgttaaagttgtttggtatcacaaatgaactttcaaaaatcttgcaaacaaaagatcttAATATTGTGCTCGCTATGGAATTGGTTGATGATGTTAAAGCTCGGTTGGCTACATTGAGAGAGAGTGGTTGGGATGATTTATTTATTGATGTCCAAGAATTTTGTTTTGCTCAAAGTATTCCGGTGCCAAATATGGATGAAGAAATACCAGTTCGGGGACGTTCAAGAAGAGAAGGGAGGACTGTCACTAATCTTCACCATTACCGTGCAGAGATTTTTTATGTTGCTATTGACAAAATATGTGTGGAGATGGATCACCGGTTTTGTGAAGGAAGTAACGTTGTGCTGGATTGTTTCTCATGTCTTGACCCCAAGAACTCtttttccaagtttgatgttgataagcTTGCTCATCTTGCTAATATTTATCATGTAGACTTTTCTGATGATGACCGTGGAACAATAAGGGAGCAACTTGAGACTTATGTACATCAAATGAAAAGGCATGCTTCCTTTACTTcttgtgaagatgttcaaagtttggctatgaagatggttcaaactgagaaacaTTTGGTATTTCCATTGGTCTACAAGCTCATTGAGTTGGCTTTGATATTGCCGGTGTCAACAGCATCcgttgaaagagctttttcagcaatgaagattatcaagtctaatttgcgcaacaagatcaacgatgtgtggttcaatgacttgatgatatgttacaccgagcgggagatattcaagacacttaaagatgttgatattattcgaacattcaccgcaaagaagtctcggagagggcatttacctcttaattttatttag